A single genomic interval of uncultured Desulfobulbus sp. harbors:
- the groL gene encoding chaperonin GroEL (60 kDa chaperone family; promotes refolding of misfolded polypeptides especially under stressful conditions; forms two stacked rings of heptamers to form a barrel-shaped 14mer; ends can be capped by GroES; misfolded proteins enter the barrel where they are refolded when GroES binds): protein MAAKELKYGGKGREKMLAGVNALANAVKVTLGPKGRNVLIEKSFGAPVITKDGVTVAKEIELKDKFENMGAQMVKEVASKTSDVAGDGTTTATVLAQAIYTEGAKLVAAGSNPMEIKRGIDASVAAVVAELGKIANPTKEQKEIAQVGTISANNDETIGNIIAEAMDKVGKEGVITVEEAKSMETSLDVVEGMQFDRGYLSPYFVTDPERMEVSMDEPLILINEKKISNMKDLLPVLESVAKMGKPLFIIAEDVDGEALATLVVNKLRGTLNVAAVKAPGFGDRRKAMLEDIAILTGGQVITEDLGIKLENVTVNDLGTAKRIVVDKDNTTIIDGAGDKEALAARVKQIRAQAEDTTSDYDREKLQERLAKLIGGVAVINVGAATEVEMKEKKARVEDALNATRAAVEEGVVPGGGVAYLRCLKVLDTIQLEGEQALGINIIRRALEEPVRQIAANAGREGSVIVEHVKNLEGPMGFNAASEKYEDLIEAGVIDPAKVTRSALQNAASVSGLLLTTECMIAEMPEEDKGGAGMPPGGMGGMGGMGGMGGMM from the coding sequence ATGGCTGCAAAAGAACTGAAATACGGCGGCAAAGGCCGCGAGAAAATGCTGGCTGGCGTCAATGCCCTGGCAAACGCTGTAAAAGTTACCTTGGGCCCGAAAGGCCGCAACGTCCTGATCGAGAAATCCTTCGGCGCCCCGGTTATCACCAAAGACGGTGTTACCGTGGCCAAAGAGATCGAACTCAAGGACAAATTCGAGAACATGGGCGCACAGATGGTTAAGGAAGTAGCTTCCAAGACCTCTGATGTTGCCGGTGACGGTACCACCACTGCCACCGTTCTGGCCCAGGCCATCTACACCGAGGGCGCCAAGCTGGTTGCCGCCGGTTCCAATCCCATGGAGATCAAACGCGGTATCGACGCATCTGTTGCCGCCGTTGTTGCCGAGCTCGGCAAGATCGCCAACCCCACCAAAGAGCAGAAAGAGATTGCTCAGGTGGGTACCATTTCCGCCAACAACGATGAGACCATCGGTAACATCATTGCCGAGGCCATGGACAAAGTTGGTAAAGAGGGTGTCATCACCGTTGAGGAAGCCAAGTCCATGGAGACCTCTCTGGACGTGGTTGAAGGTATGCAGTTTGACCGTGGCTACCTCTCTCCCTACTTTGTGACCGATCCGGAGCGCATGGAAGTGAGCATGGATGAGCCCCTCATCCTGATCAACGAGAAGAAGATCTCCAACATGAAGGATCTGCTTCCGGTGCTCGAGTCCGTTGCCAAGATGGGCAAACCGCTGTTCATCATCGCCGAGGACGTAGACGGCGAGGCTCTGGCCACCCTGGTTGTCAACAAGCTGCGTGGGACCCTCAATGTTGCCGCTGTCAAGGCTCCTGGCTTCGGCGATCGCCGTAAAGCTATGCTCGAGGATATCGCCATCCTTACCGGTGGTCAGGTTATCACCGAGGATCTGGGTATCAAGCTGGAGAACGTCACCGTCAACGATCTTGGTACTGCCAAACGCATCGTTGTCGATAAAGACAACACCACCATCATCGACGGTGCTGGCGACAAAGAGGCCCTTGCTGCCCGCGTTAAACAGATTCGTGCTCAGGCCGAGGACACCACCTCTGATTACGATCGCGAGAAACTGCAGGAGCGTCTGGCCAAATTGATCGGCGGTGTTGCCGTGATCAATGTCGGTGCCGCTACCGAGGTCGAGATGAAAGAGAAGAAGGCCCGTGTTGAGGATGCACTCAATGCTACCCGCGCTGCCGTGGAAGAGGGCGTTGTTCCCGGTGGTGGCGTTGCCTACCTCCGTTGCCTCAAGGTCCTCGACACCATCCAGCTCGAGGGTGAGCAGGCTCTGGGGATCAACATCATCCGTCGCGCTCTCGAGGAGCCGGTTCGTCAGATCGCAGCCAACGCCGGCCGCGAGGGTTCTGTGATTGTTGAGCACGTCAAGAACCTGGAAGGTCCCATGGGCTTCAACGCTGCCTCCGAGAAATATGAGGACCTGATCGAAGCCGGTGTTATCGACCCGGCCAAGGTTACCCGTTCTGCTCTGCAGAATGCGGCCTCTGTTTCCGGTCTGCTGCTGACCACCGAGTGCATGATTGCCGAGATGCCTGAAGAGGATAAGGGCGGTGCTGGTATGCCTCCTGGCGGCATGGGTGGCATGGGCGGCATGGGCGGCATGGGCGGCATGATGTAA
- a CDS encoding site-specific integrase: protein MIRVFSCLQRHPSSGILYFRRSVPARLRPVFGRTEIKRSLNTCDKKVALPLAMRLNVEVDKLFLNLEKNGPMAKQKLGLITINGLTLPSGAKAESVVVDTGDDEKDVEAAGKLLGIDSATSPPEKSTNLDDSAKLDEVAKKYRDEKVQEGSWRSKTAAEHEALHELLIQVLGNIDVSTIGHKEARQFKETLLKLPANMGKGTYAGKTARQILREDIPESARMSTKTINEKIQRVSSLFGWAVRQGYAQLNPFGGLKMRNQRKASEERAVFDSGDLKKIFDPERFSLEKLRKPFKYWCPLLALYTGARAKEIAQLRVEDVFEQDGIWGIFITPDAGDLKTIGSKRKVPLHPTILDRGFLEYVEQTRVGGHEKLFPEAWDTENGPGDKLSRYFAVYRKKLNIGQLKKGDGMPVKCFHSFRHSFVDGLKQAGADPLKIKQLTGHKDSDITTGRYGKDYPLNELYDVVCLLNFDIP, encoded by the coding sequence ATGATTCGGGTTTTTTCTTGTCTTCAACGGCACCCCTCAAGCGGCATTTTGTATTTCCGCCGTTCCGTTCCTGCGCGTTTACGTCCAGTTTTTGGCCGAACAGAGATCAAGCGTTCTCTAAATACCTGTGATAAAAAAGTTGCACTTCCACTTGCCATGCGGCTCAATGTGGAGGTTGACAAATTGTTTTTAAATCTAGAGAAAAATGGACCAATGGCAAAACAAAAATTGGGTTTAATCACCATAAATGGATTGACCTTGCCAAGCGGGGCAAAGGCGGAGAGTGTTGTTGTTGATACTGGGGATGATGAGAAAGACGTCGAAGCAGCTGGGAAACTGCTTGGAATTGATTCCGCAACCTCACCACCTGAGAAATCCACAAACCTCGATGATTCAGCAAAACTCGATGAAGTGGCTAAGAAGTACCGGGATGAAAAAGTTCAAGAAGGGTCATGGCGTTCAAAAACGGCAGCAGAGCATGAAGCTCTTCATGAGTTGCTCATTCAGGTTTTAGGAAACATTGATGTTTCTACTATTGGTCACAAAGAAGCGCGTCAGTTCAAGGAAACCTTGCTGAAATTACCTGCGAACATGGGGAAAGGTACCTATGCAGGTAAAACAGCTCGGCAGATCCTTCGAGAGGATATTCCCGAAAGCGCAAGGATGAGTACGAAAACGATTAATGAAAAGATACAGAGAGTGTCCAGTCTGTTTGGTTGGGCTGTGCGCCAAGGATATGCACAGTTGAATCCTTTTGGTGGACTGAAGATGCGGAATCAGCGCAAGGCATCAGAAGAGCGGGCAGTCTTCGATTCGGGTGACTTAAAGAAAATATTTGATCCTGAACGATTCAGTTTGGAAAAATTGCGAAAGCCGTTCAAGTACTGGTGTCCTTTGCTTGCTCTGTATACCGGTGCTCGTGCTAAGGAGATTGCTCAACTTCGAGTAGAGGATGTTTTTGAGCAGGATGGAATATGGGGTATTTTTATAACGCCTGATGCCGGAGATCTCAAAACTATTGGCTCCAAGCGAAAGGTGCCTCTTCACCCGACCATTCTCGATCGTGGTTTTCTAGAGTATGTCGAGCAGACTAGGGTAGGTGGGCATGAAAAACTGTTTCCTGAAGCGTGGGATACGGAAAATGGTCCTGGAGATAAACTCTCACGATATTTTGCTGTATACCGCAAGAAACTGAATATTGGCCAACTAAAAAAGGGTGATGGTATGCCGGTTAAATGCTTCCATTCATTCCGGCATAGTTTTGTTGATGGGTTAAAGCAGGCTGGGGCTGATCCTCTGAAGATTAAGCAGCTCACCGGTCACAAGGACTCAGACATCACCACAGGCAGATATGGTAAAGACTACCCGTTAAATGAACTTTATGATGTGGTGTGCTTGTTGAATTTCGATATTCCCTGA
- a CDS encoding cytochrome ubiquinol oxidase subunit I: MNYPVWQLESFGGGLWIILIAVFHVYISHFAVGGGLFLVLAERKAEREQNPSMLDYVRAHAKFFLLITMVAGSITGVGIWFIIALLNPGATSILIHTFVFAWAMEWVFFLLEIVSLFLYAYTFRRIEGWRHRLLGWIYFCSAWMSLFLINGIIDFMLTPGTWPQDGNFWAGFFNPSFWPSLFFRTFLSLIIAGLFGLVTATWVRNRALRTSMVRFCARWLLLPFACFVASAWWYRLALPSELQSMIFERMPSMQPFFDGMLIGSPILVVAGLLCIFRLPAGLSRLLALVLLLVGQLYIGCFEFIREGGRRPFIIRDVMYSTSILKKDMDRIQEQGILSLARWVKHRETTPENRMQAGRELYNLLCLSCHAIDGPVRDIKKLTTAYTPSGLEAMMSGMHIFHPAMPPFAGSAEERATLATFIAEGLNGRRDPVPAQLPSKEVALPAFDADNDPYLLLAWSPLGMQQVAEVTGVLSLLPPGSELRAQLIKRGDTPEIVNQGVVLHYRADGKVSGSKVDLTSGEMLADDDWFVAEHVAFTPADGETFDPYPVVQLIARDENGNHLAATKLVLPVSTEIGCSNCHGTSPELGDRPGLGRDTAFNILASHDRLSRTALRKQAQSGQMIRCSDCHADSQFNAKGKTGRLNLSASIHGFHVNSLQNRGADACGFCHPSAPRGSTRMLRDFHASIAMDCTSCHGVLEDQALSLLKQEQLDGKDKAQALMMRLTPRAVNSIDAIKPRKPWSQQPDCLHCHVDFQAPDSDTLLQSWTADGQGLYRNRTDDSGRLFCAACHSSAHAIYPADNPYGAQLDVLQPMQYQGNRLPMGANRNCALCHMMEMEDEMHHANSLRHFRNE; the protein is encoded by the coding sequence ATGAATTATCCCGTCTGGCAACTGGAGAGTTTCGGCGGCGGATTGTGGATTATCCTGATCGCCGTCTTTCATGTCTATATTTCCCACTTCGCGGTGGGCGGCGGCCTCTTTCTCGTTTTGGCGGAGCGGAAGGCCGAGCGGGAACAGAATCCCTCCATGCTCGATTATGTGCGGGCCCATGCTAAATTCTTCCTCCTGATCACCATGGTGGCGGGATCCATCACCGGGGTGGGCATCTGGTTCATCATTGCCCTGCTCAATCCCGGAGCGACCTCGATCCTTATTCATACCTTTGTCTTTGCCTGGGCCATGGAGTGGGTCTTCTTTCTCCTGGAGATCGTCTCCCTCTTTCTCTACGCCTATACTTTTAGGCGCATAGAGGGATGGAGACACCGTCTTCTTGGCTGGATCTATTTTTGTTCCGCCTGGATGTCACTTTTTTTGATCAACGGGATCATTGATTTCATGCTCACCCCCGGGACCTGGCCCCAGGACGGCAACTTCTGGGCCGGTTTCTTCAACCCCAGCTTCTGGCCATCGCTCTTTTTTCGCACCTTTCTCAGTCTGATCATTGCCGGACTTTTTGGTCTGGTGACCGCAACCTGGGTCAGGAATCGGGCCCTGCGCACCTCCATGGTCCGCTTCTGCGCCCGCTGGCTGTTGCTGCCCTTTGCCTGCTTTGTCGCCTCGGCCTGGTGGTATCGTCTGGCCCTGCCATCGGAGTTGCAGTCGATGATTTTTGAGCGGATGCCCTCCATGCAGCCATTTTTTGACGGGATGCTCATCGGCTCGCCGATTCTGGTGGTTGCCGGGCTCTTGTGCATATTCCGTCTGCCTGCAGGGTTGAGCCGTTTGCTGGCCCTGGTGCTTTTGCTGGTGGGCCAGCTCTATATCGGCTGTTTTGAATTCATTCGGGAAGGCGGGCGGCGACCCTTCATCATCCGTGATGTGATGTACTCCACCTCGATCCTCAAAAAGGATATGGATCGCATTCAGGAACAGGGCATTCTTTCTTTGGCCAGATGGGTCAAGCACCGTGAAACCACCCCTGAGAACCGCATGCAGGCCGGGAGGGAACTCTACAACCTGCTCTGCCTTTCCTGCCACGCCATCGACGGCCCGGTGCGGGATATCAAAAAACTGACCACAGCCTACACCCCCAGTGGTCTTGAGGCGATGATGAGCGGCATGCACATCTTTCATCCCGCCATGCCACCCTTTGCCGGTAGTGCCGAGGAGCGGGCAACGCTTGCGACCTTTATAGCCGAAGGGCTCAACGGCCGCCGCGATCCGGTTCCGGCGCAGCTGCCGAGCAAGGAGGTTGCGCTCCCTGCCTTTGACGCCGACAACGATCCCTACCTCCTTCTCGCCTGGAGTCCCCTGGGGATGCAGCAGGTGGCCGAGGTCACGGGTGTGCTTTCCCTGCTGCCGCCGGGCAGTGAGCTGCGGGCCCAGCTGATCAAGCGTGGCGATACGCCGGAGATCGTCAATCAGGGCGTGGTCTTGCACTATAGGGCGGATGGGAAGGTTTCCGGGAGCAAGGTCGACCTCACTTCTGGGGAGATGCTGGCAGACGATGATTGGTTTGTGGCCGAGCATGTTGCCTTTACACCCGCAGACGGTGAGACCTTTGATCCCTACCCGGTGGTTCAACTCATTGCCCGTGATGAAAACGGCAACCATCTGGCCGCCACCAAGCTCGTGCTGCCGGTCTCGACCGAGATCGGTTGCTCCAACTGCCATGGCACCTCACCCGAGCTTGGCGACCGTCCCGGCCTTGGCCGCGACACAGCCTTCAATATCCTGGCGAGCCATGATCGCTTGAGCCGCACCGCTCTTCGCAAGCAGGCGCAATCGGGCCAGATGATCCGCTGCAGCGACTGCCATGCCGACAGCCAATTCAATGCCAAGGGCAAGACAGGGCGGCTCAATCTTTCCGCGTCCATTCATGGGTTCCATGTCAACTCTCTGCAGAATCGGGGGGCCGATGCCTGCGGCTTCTGCCACCCCTCCGCCCCCAGGGGGAGCACACGCATGCTCCGCGATTTTCACGCCTCCATCGCCATGGATTGCACCAGTTGCCACGGAGTTCTCGAAGATCAGGCCCTGAGCCTGTTGAAACAGGAGCAGTTGGACGGCAAGGACAAGGCCCAGGCACTGATGATGCGATTGACGCCGCGCGCGGTCAATTCCATTGATGCGATCAAGCCCCGCAAGCCCTGGAGCCAACAGCCCGACTGCCTCCACTGTCATGTGGATTTCCAGGCCCCGGATAGCGATACCCTGCTGCAGTCCTGGACGGCCGATGGGCAGGGACTCTACCGGAATCGGACCGATGACAGTGGTCGTCTGTTCTGTGCGGCCTGCCATTCCAGCGCCCATGCGATCTATCCGGCGGACAACCCCTATGGGGCGCAGCTCGACGTGCTGCAGCCGATGCAGTACCAGGGGAATCGTCTGCCCATGGGGGCAAACCGAAACTGTGCGCTCTGTCACATGATGGAGATGGAAGACGAGATGCATCATGCCAACAGCCTGCGCCATTTTCGCAATGAGTAA
- a CDS encoding integration host factor subunit alpha, whose translation MNVTRKELATSVTDKLGISNRNAAEIVDTFFATLKNTLISGESIKLVNFGSFLVHEKSPRRGRNPKTGESMMITKRHMITFRPSRQLREGLNV comes from the coding sequence ATGAACGTTACACGAAAAGAACTAGCGACCTCAGTTACCGACAAACTTGGCATCTCGAACCGAAACGCAGCTGAGATTGTTGATACCTTTTTTGCGACTCTGAAAAACACCTTGATCAGCGGTGAATCCATCAAGTTGGTCAACTTCGGCAGCTTCCTAGTACACGAAAAATCACCACGTCGTGGTCGTAATCCAAAGACAGGTGAATCAATGATGATTACTAAACGGCACATGATTACTTTCCGGCCTAGTCGACAGTTGCGAGAAGGTCTGAACGTATAA
- the groES gene encoding co-chaperone GroES produces the protein MKIRPLNDRILVKRLEGEEKTAGGIIIPDSAKEKPAEGEIVAVGPGKLNDAGERVAMDVAVGDRILFSKYGGTEVKLDGEDFLIMREDDILGVVQA, from the coding sequence ATGAAAATTCGTCCATTGAATGACCGTATCCTGGTCAAACGATTGGAAGGAGAGGAGAAAACCGCTGGCGGTATCATTATCCCCGATTCTGCAAAGGAGAAACCGGCAGAGGGCGAGATCGTAGCCGTTGGCCCCGGCAAGCTCAATGATGCTGGCGAGCGTGTTGCCATGGATGTAGCGGTCGGAGATCGTATCCTGTTCTCCAAATACGGCGGAACCGAAGTTAAACTGGACGGCGAAGATTTCCTCATCATGCGCGAGGACGACATCCTCGGCGTAGTTCAGGCTTAA
- a CDS encoding MucR family transcriptional regulator, with protein sequence MSKSLVEMTAEIIQSQIGSKQMTTDEIKVALNDTFQALKSLQDAESCGVIVEVEAEGATAAPVLDPKKSIQKNKVVCLECGQEFKMLSPKHLKSHGLTGKEYRKKYGFSARQPLCAKSLSEKRSASGKERGIPENLQKAIVARTKKKPASKESA encoded by the coding sequence ATGAGTAAATCACTTGTTGAGATGACTGCCGAGATCATTCAATCTCAGATTGGCAGCAAGCAAATGACCACCGATGAGATTAAGGTAGCACTTAACGACACTTTCCAAGCCCTGAAATCTCTTCAGGATGCTGAGTCATGCGGTGTCATTGTGGAAGTTGAGGCAGAAGGGGCAACGGCAGCACCTGTTCTCGATCCTAAGAAATCCATCCAGAAAAATAAGGTCGTGTGCCTGGAGTGTGGCCAAGAGTTCAAAATGCTCTCACCGAAGCATTTAAAGTCTCATGGACTGACGGGGAAAGAGTATCGCAAGAAATATGGTTTCTCAGCTCGGCAGCCACTATGTGCAAAGTCTCTTTCTGAAAAACGATCTGCATCAGGTAAAGAGCGGGGTATCCCTGAGAATCTCCAGAAAGCTATCGTTGCCCGGACTAAAAAGAAACCGGCCAGTAAAGAATCAGCTTAA
- a CDS encoding endonuclease, with protein MSKSPLRLIIASLSLILFFVSGVFAGNTTIDSFSNAKKILQYQIYPDHRITVYCGAEFDAKKNVSLPPGFVTTKHVKRSEMVEWEHIVPAENFGQTFTEWRDGDPGCVDSKGKSFKGRNCARKMNKEFRYMEADLYNLYPAIGAVNASRSNYNFTMIPGSQSSFGSCDMRIEGSKAQPPEAARGRIARTYLYMDDAYSRYKMSSQQRKLMQAWDKMYPVSAWECERASRIEQVQGNENRFVADHCR; from the coding sequence ATGAGCAAATCTCCTCTGCGCCTGATCATAGCTTCTCTTTCCCTCATCCTCTTCTTTGTTTCCGGTGTATTTGCTGGCAACACCACGATTGACTCATTTTCCAATGCAAAGAAGATCCTGCAGTACCAGATATATCCAGACCACCGAATTACCGTCTATTGCGGAGCTGAATTTGACGCCAAGAAGAATGTTTCGCTTCCCCCAGGGTTTGTGACCACGAAACACGTAAAGCGCTCTGAGATGGTGGAATGGGAGCACATTGTACCTGCAGAAAACTTTGGGCAGACCTTCACGGAATGGCGTGATGGTGATCCTGGATGTGTCGACAGCAAAGGAAAGAGTTTCAAGGGCCGGAACTGTGCCAGGAAGATGAACAAGGAGTTCCGTTACATGGAGGCTGACCTATACAACCTATACCCGGCCATCGGTGCGGTTAATGCCTCCCGCAGCAATTACAACTTCACCATGATCCCTGGTTCTCAATCGTCTTTTGGATCATGCGACATGAGAATAGAGGGGAGCAAGGCCCAGCCACCAGAGGCAGCAAGGGGACGCATTGCCAGAACCTATTTGTACATGGATGACGCTTACTCAAGATACAAGATGAGTTCGCAGCAGAGGAAGCTCATGCAGGCGTGGGATAAGATGTACCCTGTATCAGCTTGGGAGTGTGAAAGGGCTTCACGGATTGAACAAGTTCAGGGGAATGAGAATCGGTTTGTGGCGGATCATTGCCGGTAA
- a CDS encoding isoprenylcysteine carboxylmethyltransferase family protein → MKLVVLWCAWCALHSLLITTFVRRWIEKKGGLWLALYRPVYIGVACLSLGAVMWYTATVPQRLFTPLPWWGQALRCALLVYAAVLFVGGLRAHDMQAFFGLRQWRAHRQGRATDAPPALNTGGILAYLRHPWYSGGVALLWGLPGLSDVSLITRLVLSLYLVLGAFLEERKMRSRFGNEYLAYCRRTPMFIPWRLGRGAQP, encoded by the coding sequence GTGAAACTGGTCGTTCTCTGGTGCGCGTGGTGCGCGTTGCACAGCCTGTTGATCACCACCTTCGTGCGGCGATGGATCGAGAAGAAAGGAGGACTCTGGCTGGCACTTTATCGACCGGTGTATATCGGGGTGGCCTGCCTGAGCCTTGGTGCGGTGATGTGGTATACCGCCACCGTGCCGCAACGGCTCTTCACGCCGCTGCCCTGGTGGGGCCAGGCGCTGCGCTGCGCTCTTCTGGTCTACGCCGCAGTGCTTTTTGTCGGCGGCCTGCGCGCCCATGACATGCAGGCCTTTTTCGGTCTGCGGCAGTGGCGTGCCCATAGGCAGGGAAGGGCAACGGACGCTCCGCCTGCGCTCAACACCGGCGGCATCCTTGCCTACCTCCGCCATCCTTGGTACAGCGGCGGTGTCGCTCTGTTGTGGGGGCTGCCGGGTTTGAGCGATGTCAGCCTCATCACCCGGCTTGTCTTGAGTCTGTATCTGGTGCTTGGCGCTTTTCTCGAAGAGCGGAAGATGCGTTCCCGCTTTGGAAACGAATACCTCGCCTATTGCCGCAGGACGCCGATGTTCATTCCCTGGCGGCTCGGCCGTGGTGCTCAGCCCTGA
- a CDS encoding branched-chain amino acid aminotransferase, which yields MFNKELEVTLHKASADQMKAKPDQSQLGFGQIFTDHMFIMRWNRQDGWHDAAIEPYSSFSMDPAAMVFHYGQAIFEGMKAYRGKDDQIFLFRPSDNLARMNQSAMRICMPRFPQDRVLQALRAMVYLDQEWVPSAPGASLYIRPTMIASEPALGLRPAEEYLFFIICCPVGAYYTGGFSPTRIFVESHFVRSVPGGVGSAKTAGNYAASLKAQVDAHDKGYTQVLWLDAVEHRYVEEVGTSNIFFLIDDELITPPLEGSILPGITRDSVIQLARDWGYQVSERRITIDEVVAAGKSGALKESFGTGTAAVISPVGEFCYQEQHIQVNGGEAGELAKRLYDELQAIQFGFQDDPHKWRVRVG from the coding sequence ATGTTCAACAAGGAACTCGAAGTAACGCTGCACAAGGCATCGGCTGATCAGATGAAAGCGAAACCGGATCAGTCCCAACTGGGATTCGGGCAAATTTTCACCGATCACATGTTCATCATGCGCTGGAATCGGCAAGACGGCTGGCACGATGCCGCCATCGAGCCCTATAGTTCTTTTTCCATGGATCCGGCGGCCATGGTGTTTCATTACGGCCAGGCAATTTTCGAGGGCATGAAGGCCTACCGCGGTAAGGACGATCAAATTTTCCTTTTTCGTCCCTCCGACAACCTTGCCCGAATGAACCAGTCCGCCATGCGCATCTGCATGCCGCGTTTCCCCCAGGACCGAGTTCTACAGGCCCTGCGCGCCATGGTCTACCTTGATCAGGAGTGGGTGCCCAGCGCACCAGGGGCAAGCCTCTATATTCGTCCGACCATGATCGCCTCCGAACCCGCACTCGGCTTGCGACCGGCCGAGGAATACCTGTTCTTTATCATCTGCTGCCCGGTGGGTGCCTACTACACCGGTGGCTTCAGCCCCACCAGAATCTTTGTCGAAAGTCATTTCGTCCGTTCCGTGCCCGGCGGCGTGGGGAGTGCCAAGACCGCCGGCAACTACGCCGCCAGCCTCAAGGCGCAGGTCGATGCGCATGACAAGGGATACACCCAGGTGCTGTGGCTGGATGCGGTCGAGCATCGCTATGTGGAAGAGGTCGGTACCTCCAATATCTTTTTCCTCATTGACGATGAACTTATCACCCCGCCGCTCGAAGGCTCCATTCTCCCCGGTATCACCCGTGATTCGGTCATTCAACTGGCCCGGGACTGGGGCTATCAGGTGAGCGAGCGACGCATCACCATCGATGAGGTGGTTGCCGCCGGAAAGAGTGGCGCGCTCAAGGAGAGCTTCGGTACCGGAACCGCCGCGGTGATCTCGCCGGTGGGAGAATTCTGCTATCAGGAGCAGCATATTCAGGTCAATGGCGGCGAGGCCGGTGAACTGGCCAAGCGCCTCTATGACGAGTTGCAGGCAATCCAGTTCGGCTTCCAAGACGACCCCCACAAATGGCGGGTCCGGGTCGGTTGA
- a CDS encoding SOS response-associated peptidase — translation MCGRFAYFGNGFFGYESLNYPKPPPFESYNIAPSQNILALLHDQESQNLEWALLRWGLIPFWSKDKQTKFNLINARAEGIENKPSFRGPFKYRRCIIPASGFYEWQKKDGAKQPFFIHPADGGYFAFAGIWDHWEGEHGEVIESCSIITTGAKNTMASIHDRIPVILQEKECLTWLDKAAKKEQLLKLLQPSPDNMINTYPVSSRVNSHRNDDPECIAKND, via the coding sequence ATGTGCGGACGATTCGCTTACTTTGGCAATGGATTCTTTGGTTATGAATCTCTCAACTATCCCAAGCCCCCGCCATTCGAAAGCTACAACATAGCTCCGTCCCAAAACATCCTTGCGCTGCTGCACGATCAGGAATCACAAAATCTTGAATGGGCACTGCTTCGGTGGGGATTGATACCATTCTGGTCAAAAGATAAGCAGACCAAGTTCAACCTGATCAATGCCAGGGCAGAAGGTATTGAGAATAAGCCCTCATTCAGGGGGCCGTTCAAATACCGCCGATGCATCATCCCGGCCAGTGGGTTCTATGAATGGCAAAAGAAGGATGGAGCAAAGCAGCCGTTCTTTATTCATCCGGCTGACGGAGGGTATTTTGCCTTTGCAGGGATCTGGGACCATTGGGAAGGTGAGCATGGAGAGGTGATCGAATCATGCTCTATCATCACTACCGGTGCAAAGAACACCATGGCCTCTATCCATGACCGAATCCCGGTTATCCTGCAGGAGAAGGAATGTTTGACATGGTTGGATAAGGCAGCAAAGAAGGAGCAACTTCTCAAACTTTTGCAGCCATCCCCTGATAACATGATAAATACTTACCCGGTCAGCTCCCGTGTGAATAGCCATCGGAACGATGATCCGGAATGTATTGCCAAAAATGATTAA